The sequence GAGGAAAGAAGAAGGTAGAGTCGAAGTCTTTCGGTATTTGATGATCCCTCGGTATCTTATGAAGGCAGCCTAAGCTTGCACAGTAATGGCAGCTGCATAGATGAGAATGTATCTCTTGTTGAAGGTTGCAGAGGATGCATGATGAAGGCCCTGGCCATCCTTGCTTGCTAGGTCATCAGCAGTAAGCAGCTTGGAAAGGATTGCAAGCCATGCAAAGACAATTAGCTTGGTTGGAAATGGTGGTTGCCAAATAAACTTGGCCCAGCTTAAACTCCTTCCCATAGAGTTTAGTGGTAATAGGATTTGACAGAGAAGGTCCCTTTATTAGTCCATTTCCAAGAGTAAGATTTGATAGGCCGTTTGAATTGGCTTGACGTATTAGTTGCTCAAACTCTAGTAGAGCAAATACGGAGTCACGGTAAGGGGTCGAGGGAATACAATTCACTGGGACAATAAAGACCCCAAGAGACAGCAATACGTGCAGGGAGTGTGGTCTAACCGAGGGATCAAAGTAGAATCCGAGTTCTGTACCATTTGCAGAGGAGATTTTAATGCTGCAAAAGAAACAGCCGGTGCAGTGGATAAGTTCACTGGATGGTGGACCTACAATGAGTCCTTGCATCAGCATTAGAAACTTCTATTAAATTTTCTTAAACCacttcaaaaaattaaaaaacattaTAAAAAGTTAATTAGTTTATTTGGAACCTAGATTTTGGATTATTTTGGAGCCAGGTTTTGTAATACTCGGCGTCTGGATCTGGATAAGTTGTGATATGGAAGCAGTCTAACCTGTAGACTCTCTTTCCcataatttattaaattttcttcCCAACTTAATTACAACTTCACATCTTAATTAATTCAGTAACCTGAAATATCAACCAAATAAGGGATATTTTTCTGATTAGTGAGGGGTTCTAACCCCATCCCTGCCCTAGACACACCCTTTTACTTGGGCTGAAGTCTCGATCTTCGGGTGGTTTCAGTTTGGTGCTTACAATACCAATTTGTACAAAAGGACCAGAGTTATATCTTACATTAAAAATTTTTTGCACGAATCTACTATTGGATCACCCGATGCATAGATCTCTAAGCAATCAGTGAAATACCTGCAATACCAATTTGCGCAAAGAGATCGAGGCTTTATCTCTCATGCAAAAAAGAAGGATCCACTTTTGTTTGCATGAATCCATCATCCGGTCATGTCCGCATGGATCCCCATATGGCCGGTTGGCGGTCCAAAGGCAAATCCTTCTTTTGCACAAAAACTACATCTCCAATCCATTGCATGAAGTTACCGAACTCTTGCCTTACCTAAAATGGCAAGGGATTGTGTCATCCCAGCAAAATAAGGGATGTTATTAATTCAAGAATAAATGATGAAAAGGTGGCTACTTGGAGTTACAAATATCTATTTTCTCGTTAATTAATTATCCTGTTACAATGTACAATTACAACTCAAACACCAACCTAGCTTAACTCATGTCTGGTTCGGTCAGACAGTGAGGAGGGCCTGGGGCTAGATCTTGTTTGCTCGCGTTTACACGTGTCTAGAATGACTCTGTGAGCCCCACTCGCCATGAGATACGGCATCCTACGCGTGACTCTTACAATTGGGGCGGTAAAATAAACCCCAAGAGCACCCCTTAAATCAGGTGCTTAAATACCCAAACATGAAGCTGAAAACCCAGTCGcccgctctcctctctctccctctctctctcaggtGCGTGCTGAGCGAGCCGGCAACCCTGCGGAGGTCTTCTTTCTTTCCGGTTTCCACTGAGAGAGAAAGATAGAAGGAGCTGGTGAGAGAGGTCCATCCATGCCCATGCCGACGGCCATGTCCATGTCCGGATCCCGAGGGCCGtttggggagggggagggggcgtCGCTGCCGGCGTCGTCGGGAGCGGACGCGAAGAAGCGGCGGGTGACCTACTTCTACGAGCCGACAATCGGGGACTACTACTACGGACAGGGGCACCCGATGAAGCCCCACCGCATCCGGATGGCCCACAATCTGGTCGTGCACTACTCCCTCCACCACCTCATGGAGGTCTGCCGCCCCTTCCCCGCCTCCGCCGACGACATCCGCCGCTTCCACTCCGATGACTATGTCGACTTCCTCTCCGCCCTCGTCTCCCCCGCCCCCGCCCCCGCCCCcgccgacccccgcctcctgaAGCGCTTCAACGTCGGCGAGGACTGCCCCGTCTTCGACGGCCTCTTCGAGTTCTGCCAGGCCTCCGCTGGCGGTTCCATCGGCGCCGCCGTCAAGATCAACCGCGGCGACGCCGACATCGCCATCAACTGGGCTGGCGGTCTTCATCACGCCAAGAAGTGCGAGGCCTCCGGCTTCTGCTACGTCAACGACATCGTCCTCGGCATCCTCGAGCTCCTCAAGTTCCACAGGGTGAGCTGCTCTGACTCTTCCGCTGCTGACTTCTTGgtttttctccttctttttaaCTATAAGTCTTTTCGTTATTTTTGAACCCTACTCCCCTCCCCCGCTCTCAATATATTCTTATTCTtcgtcttctttttctttccaatcTATATTGCCAGTTATTCTTGCCATGGACGATTTGTATCTGTTTTTATTCTTCTAGGGTTTATGAAATAATTGCAGCGAGCTGATCTAAGTTAAAGACGATATGGCACTAGGATCTTCTTCTAGGGTTTATCCAATCCCTTCAATCGTCGTTTAAGTAGGGTTTTTTCTAAATATGGCACTAGGGTTTGTCTAATCCCTTCGATTATCGTTTAAGTATATATAGATCGATGGACTCATTCAAAGAATCCGCGGATCTACTATAGGTCATCATACTTTCTTGGCGGCATGGGAGAAAAGCCCAATATTTGCTTGTTAGAATTAACGGAAAAAAAGATTCTAAATTTTGTGCTTACCTCTTCATGTTTGACTAAGCCTTGATTCTTTTCTGCATCTGATTCTAGTAAGTCTGATCCCGTTCTGGCTTTTGCAAATTGACCCTAGAAGAGTTTTGGTAGTGAAATCAGGAAATGGAATGCATTTAAAGCGGTTTGGCTGATTATAGATTGGTGTTGCACTGATCAGTCTTTCAGTGAATGGTCCGAAAATGCTACATTACACATCTTTGACAAGTTGCAATATGCCATTGTATGTACCATGTGGATTTGATGTGGACAGCTAGTTAAATCTCATATCCTACTTAACATGTGTTTCTCAGATCTATAATAGGTCTAGTTACCAGATCGTTTAGTAATTCCTATTCAGAATTGTTGTATCCTTATGTGTCCACATAACATGACATCCATGTTTTTCTTCCCAACGGAGGTTTAAAAATTTGGTTTCAGTTTCAGCTAGGCCTTTGAAGGTCTGATTTTGGCAGCTTTGctataaaatttaagttttggaCAAGAAAATAAGCTATAAATAATTATaagaaaataggaaaaaaataagagaagccAAGAAAAAGTTGTTACACACCATTTAGGATATTTTCTGTCGTATCAGATCTTTATTTGTACAATATTCATATgtagtaaaattcataaatacaTGGCTAAAGAGCACCAGTGCTAATCACCTGTCAGATTATTGCTCAGTTCACTGAGCTGATGTGGCAGTCGGGGATTAGTGCAGTGCACAAGCGGTTCCGCGGTATTAGTTGAGCTTTGGCTATCGCTCAGCTGATCAACGACTTCCATACCATACCGTTGAACTAAAGTAGTGATTTGGCGGGCAATCTGCCCTTTCCATTTCTAAATTGTATAGTTAATTCATTTCTCCATTTGtttaaaaatatattgtatATTAGCAACTATGAATCTTTCGCTTCTTACTATATCAGAGTCTATTCTCTATCATTTTTTAGCATAGTTTGCAAATGTATTGAACTTGGGTATTTCCTTCTCATATTTGTTGAGATTATGTGGCAATTTCACTTTAAATTCATGTACTTatagaatatatatattttatctaaaaaaacaaacatgtaaatcaccaaaaaaaaaaaaaaacaagcatgTTATCATTGTGATGATTTCTTTAATTCTTGGCATTAGTCTCTTTAAACTATTGATATAATTTCAATGCATCCTTTTTGTATATTTTGCTTTCCTAATGCATCATAAATCACCTCTTGTGGTACATCATATGCATTTTCCAAAATTTTATCTGTTTTATCTAAATCTTTCCATAGTCTAGTTATCATTTTGTGACCAGATAAGTACAAATGGCATAACATTTTAAGGAGTTAAATGAATTTGTGTGGGAGTTGCGGTTTTACTTTATAACAGAGTTCATTAGTGCTTGCTCATATTTGTCCATATAAACTGCATCAATTTATTAtgacattttattttttgtagcCTTGCTTCTTGCTTTTTAGCTGATTCAAATGTTGGGCAGCGTGTACTCTATGTAGACATTGATGTCCATCATGGAGATGGTGTTGAAGAGGCTTTTTTCACAACTGATAGAGTCATGACTGTCTCATTCCACAAATATGGGGACTTCTTTCCTGGGACAGGGCATATCAAGGACAATGGTTTTGGGAAAGGAAAGTACTATGCTTTGAATGTTCCTTTGAATGATGGCACAGATGATGATAGCTTCCGTGGACTATTTAGGCCAATCATTCAAAAAGTAATGGAGGTTTATCAGCCTGATGCAGTGGTTCTCCAGTGTGGTGCAGATTCCTTGGCTGGAGATAGGCTAGGTTGCTTCAACTTGTCAGTGAAGGGGCATGCAGATTGTCTACGATATCTCAGATCTTTTAATGTACCTCTGATGGTATTGGGTGGTGGAGGTTATACTATTAGGAATGTTGCTCGCTGCTGGTGCTATGAGGTCTGTTACATATTTGTAATTTTTAAGCATCACTGTAATTTGAGATGGTTATAAAATGTTATATGGTACCATGGTGCAGACAGCTGTTGCAGTTGGAGTGGAACCTGATAATAAGTTGCCGTACAATGAATATTATGAGTACTTTGGTCCTGACTATAATCTTCATATTGAACCAAAAAACATAGAGAATCAGAACTCTCCACAAGATCTCGAGACAATGAGGTAATTGTTAACCATACGTTCATCTGAttatttcatttatatttcttgATGTTGTTATGAAAAATGTATATTTATGATTTTTAATAACTGAATTcttttcttgactagttttgatatgtatatggttTCTGAGAGGATATAATCTTTCTTGAATGTTGTTGACAGTATGTCAAATAATATGCAGTGTAACATTTCAATAGGTTATCAAATTGGTTCATGTGATGCTATGGTGTACTACATTTTTGTTGCAAAAAAGTTGGCAATAAATACTATACTGATCCAAAAGTTATAACCGCATGAGAAGTTTGCTAATGGAAAGATGTTgttcaaaaacaacatgttgaACTTCCGTTCCCACTTTGTATTATGGAAAACAGCATTTAGTTGCTTAAGCATCAGTGAGATTTCTTGTTTATATCTGAATGATTTGTTTACTTTTCACCATGAGTTAACTTACTGAAATTCAGTTACTCAGAGTAGCCATGCATACTGGCCATTCCATGACTGTTTTTTTCTCCATTCTTTTTTCCTTGCATTTACTTTGTAGGaaacaaatatatgtaatttgATATCATGCCTTTTCTGCATTGATTGGTTTATGACATTCCAGGAATGTTTTGTTGGAGCACCTTTCGAAGATACAGCATGTTCCAAGTGTACAGTTTCAGGCCAGACCTCCAGATGCAGAAACTCCTGAGGAGGTAGTCCCCCCTGCTGCAACCAAATTTACTTGCATCCTTTTACCTTTACGTTTTTAAATGATTCTACATGACTCGAAGAACTTGCTTTAATGTAGGAAGATGAGGATATGGATCGCAGGCCGCAACGTCAACTATGGAGTGGTGAATGTTATGATTCTGAACCAGAAGAGGGCAAAAGGCCTCAACATGGACATTCTAGCTTAAGCGATATATCTGCAGCGCACTCTGATAATATGGTAACTGCAACTACTTATTAAACTTTAATTTGAACAAATCTGATATGATGTTTTTTGTGTTTTCTTCACTAAGCAAATTCATCAATGGAACTTTTAGCATGtgttctttttcatctttttgtTAACATTGGTGTTCTATGTCAAGAAGCCAACATGAAATTATATCCACGATAGTGACAAACAACCTGGGATTTTAAGCTACACCTTGTCAATAAGGTATTGCTCTATCATATGCAACGTGAGAACGGTAAAACACAAGTGATATGCATACGTGCATTATGCACCAATATGCGTTAGCATCTTCAACATCTTTTAATATGAATTGTTGTCATCTTTGCTATAGCAGCAAAGATATCATCGAGGTAATGGTTTGCAATAACTTGATAAGCTTTACAGTGATTTATCGAACCATTGAAGCATCCATAACTTtcttgatccactttccaaatcATGGGAACCTTATAAGTAACTACGATGAATTCTGTAGTGCTGTGTTGAACTGTCAAGGTGGCTTTAACCATCTTGAGTTTCTTCCCTGCTGATAGGGATCTTGTGGGAAGAGAATATCTCATCTGCATGTATTATGAATGCCTCAGTATCAGTAACTTGCCTTTAGTAATTAGAATCTTTTACCAGTGGCACCATGTCCCTTTTTCATGTCTTGCTTCTGCTCTTGCACCTGCTTCCTCATTTTTTTACCTTATTTAAAATGAGCAGTAGGAACATTAACCAGTCCAATAAGAATTGTGCtatcattatattattatttctcTTCAGGTTTCTATTGCATTTGCTGATACCATCTCAATTGCTTCCTCAATTAATTCAACTTCAATGTCTCTCCCTTCTATATTTTTGGCATATCTACTTGTACATGATCATTTTTACCACATATCTAGTGTGTTTGGACACTCTTTATTATCCAGCAGAAAGTTACACAACATTCTGTGCCTTATTTGCATCGGTCTCTTAACTCCTTAAAAGTTGCTTGGTATTAAATCTACCAATTCTAATTCTATTAGAGATGCTAACATCTATctctccattcttttggtaTGATATTTTGAGATACTGAAACTGTTTTCACCTCATGCCTATGGCCTTTGATCACCTCATCTGTTCTTTCCCAATAACTGTATATTTTCTATTAGTACTAGGCCCCTATCCCAAATTTATTCCTCCATAGTTTCATTTTTGCATTCAACATTATCCTTATCTCATCATTTGATACTTCATTATCTGCAAATTGTATACACTATGCTGTCAACTTCCAAATAAGACTAGTAGGTCTAGGACATTGTGCTTAATTCTTACTCTTGGTTTAGGCCTAGATGATTATGAATATGATAATGGTTTGGGCCAACCATCACCATGATCGGAGTTTCTTGACATGTGATGGTTACATCACACACCACCATACATGTGCTTGAAATTTCAATGAAACATCTGCCTGCATGCTTCTTCTTGAATGCCCGCCAAATTACCTCATGGTTTATTCTGTTATTTACTTTCTCCAAATTGGTGATTGAAGGATGGGCATGAAAATATTTCGAACTAGAAGCAGGACTTTAGTGGCCTGTATTTTATCCAAGGTAGAAAGGGGACATGGTGTTCTAGAACATGTAAAAATCATGAGGGGAGTTTCAAATTGCCATTGATGATTATTAAGTTGTAGAATACCACCTTTGTTATTTCATTGATATTTTACCATGTCTGTCTACCTTTAGCTCTCTGGGAAATTATGTTATGTTTCCTATGTGTTTTGCCATATTAGAATGCTTACCGGATCACCGAGCACTGGGATTTTCAATCGATGCATTTTCATCAACTGCAGAGTCAAGGCGGGAAAGAACTAAATCCAGAATTGTAGAATATAGTGCTGCAGTTAATTGATAATGATTAATAACCTGGAAAAATTCTATTTATTACTTCAGATATCAATGCCTTTTGCTAGCCAATTGTAGAAATCTCATAATGACTCATCCAACTCAGGTTTTTATCATCCTGGTACCTCCAATGAGTCCAATTATCTGCTAGCTAGACATTCTGCCAATTCATGATttaacttggtcttcttcctctccACCTTTCTTCTTGTCCATTATTGAGATGAAGGAGAGACAATCAAGATGTAGAAGAAACAAACTGATTGTACATAGGAGATTTAGTCGAACAAAACTATTTTTGGGTTTTCTACCCCAAGAAAAAATAGGAACACAGTTTAAGACAACTTTTTTCAATGTTGTTTAGCAGTCAGAGAATATCTAGTTCATCTTCTGGTTTGTTTTAAGCCAAGGTTTTAAATATCGGTGCCGAACCCATGCTGTTTTTTCATTGGATGGTACGGTGTCAGGACGGCACCAGTTTCAATGGTACATACTGAAACTGAAGacattaaaaagaataaaaaaaaccaTTAATACCAATCAGTATGGTCGATACAATATCACTGGTGTGCACTGGTGCAGACAGGAACAGCCAGTACATATGGTACAGACTGTTTCAGTGCCCCAGCATCCGTACTGATGCTGGACTCGCATTGAAACGGTGCAGTGGTACCATCCCATTTAGGCAGTTCTAGATCATCCATGTTTCAATAAGTTATTGGGGTTAGAGTGGCTTTAAACTCATGACCTCAAGCTTCCTATGAAAGTTCTTTTGGTTATACAAGCTCCTGAAATATCTTTTTCT is a genomic window of Phoenix dactylifera cultivar Barhee BC4 chromosome 4, palm_55x_up_171113_PBpolish2nd_filt_p, whole genome shotgun sequence containing:
- the LOC103708153 gene encoding histone deacetylase 6 isoform X3 yields the protein MPMPTAMSMSGSRGPFGEGEGASLPASSGADAKKRRVTYFYEPTIGDYYYGQGHPMKPHRIRMAHNLVVHYSLHHLMEVCRPFPASADDIRRFHSDDYVDFLSALVSPAPAPAPADPRLLKRFNVGEDCPVFDGLFEFCQASAGGSIGAAVKINRGDADIAINWAGGLHHAKKCEASGFCYVNDIVLGILELLKFHRRVLYVDIDVHHGDGVEEAFFTTDRVMTVSFHKYGDFFPGTGHIKDNGFGKGKYYALNVPLNDGTDDDSFRGLFRPIIQKVMEVYQPDAVVLQCGADSLAGDRLGCFNLSVKGHADCLRYLRSFNVPLMVLGGGGYTIRNVARCWCYETAVAVGVEPDNKLPYNEYYEYFGPDYNLHIEPKNIENQNSPQDLETMRNVLLEHLSKIQHVPSVQFQARPPDAETPEEEDEDMDRRPQRQLWSGECYDSEPEEGKRPQHGHSSLSDISAAHSDNMDRL
- the LOC103708153 gene encoding histone deacetylase 6 isoform X2 encodes the protein MPMPTAMSMSGSRGPFGEGEGASLPASSGADAKKRRVTYFYEPTIGDYYYGQGHPMKPHRIRMAHNLVVHYSLHHLMEVCRPFPASADDIRRFHSDDYVDFLSALVSPAPAPAPADPRLLKRFNVGEDCPVFDGLFEFCQASAGGSIGAAVKINRGDADIAINWAGGLHHAKKCEASGFCYVNDIVLGILELLKFHRRVLYVDIDVHHGDGVEEAFFTTDRVMTVSFHKYGDFFPGTGHIKDNGFGKGKYYALNVPLNDGTDDDSFRGLFRPIIQKVMEVYQPDAVVLQCGADSLAGDRLGCFNLSVKGHADCLRYLRSFNVPLMVLGGGGYTIRNVARCWCYETAVAVGVEPDNKLPYNEYYEYFGPDYNLHIEPKNIENQNSPQDLETMRNVLLEHLSKIQHVPSVQFQARPPDAETPEEEDEDMDRRPQRQLWSGECYDSEPEEGKRPQHGHSSLSDISAAHSDNMGQKLVHDAGPAIKI
- the LOC103708153 gene encoding histone deacetylase 6 isoform X1, which codes for MPMPTAMSMSGSRGPFGEGEGASLPASSGADAKKRRVTYFYEPTIGDYYYGQGHPMKPHRIRMAHNLVVHYSLHHLMEVCRPFPASADDIRRFHSDDYVDFLSALVSPAPAPAPADPRLLKRFNVGEDCPVFDGLFEFCQASAGGSIGAAVKINRGDADIAINWAGGLHHAKKCEASGFCYVNDIVLGILELLKFHRRVLYVDIDVHHGDGVEEAFFTTDRVMTVSFHKYGDFFPGTGHIKDNGFGKGKYYALNVPLNDGTDDDSFRGLFRPIIQKVMEVYQPDAVVLQCGADSLAGDRLGCFNLSVKGHADCLRYLRSFNVPLMVLGGGGYTIRNVARCWCYETAVAVGVEPDNKLPYNEYYEYFGPDYNLHIEPKNIENQNSPQDLETMRNVLLEHLSKIQHVPSVQFQARPPDAETPEEEDEDMDRRPQRQLWSGECYDSEPEEGKRPQHGHSSLSDISAAHSDNMFQGQKLVHDAGPAIKI